In Desulfomonile tiedjei DSM 6799, a genomic segment contains:
- a CDS encoding ankyrin repeat domain-containing protein has product MKIRFQPKIALMVVCAFFFCLTAANCVASESATKAKAAKNPYPYIINTLPVDGYVKKLIIPKSSPNFLYALVRNDGGPKPTDKTGLYIFDISDVTKIGQITFFPVTSPIGMDMSPDEKTLFLYSTYFQGQDPKGWYGVIALDINNPKALREVGRVELDILKARLSADGKYLFVSERYLTKKNAERSIFHIFQVFHDSGPKLLASVKDPKRYSTPAYEFYPLPDGKHLLVQNVHKNLTVFDISNPLSPKVELERESHIGDPKAILPNGILLLTDERAEILGKFFPKTERLGALQGNYSGAEVTFVSDETIYLSTVDNALHIIDVSDPKSPKAISEYVMPQYISSAAPARNSNIVFVGLNGSIMVIDPDKAVVTSARLRAAHADALRQYHHKDVKQDYEKTRIAINLLEAAGIRTAVKERPRGLSDKAFASILNDYGFFLEKVFRMAEAIEIYKKAITLDPTRSVAYLNLGGCLQNQLPVVESFQEKIELTKEIKHAYLQYKRLKGKSTPAIDSFLSLNIVDHPIDNFCEYVAAYANQGRLGEIFGSGNSVLKSDESGTMHVEIEYGGTAHIPWVSLTDNSTNKGISEADDGNEMAEEDGNDDNSWTQRIELVPFSDGHHLLYHNYKEYLVRSSPVGAARNKGNACRFSVHVTESFDKKSVDTELCKRIQASSPEYIRFDQPHSITNEMIGKSGFSETGVGKAGKIDFDNDGKEETLVELLYASGAGPGCGYDFFDLLNAEEDGFSNSKKRQLLHELQGIRLNERHPVPHCQGNVTGWFRYNGITYYETKYPGEQPEYEGQEFHTVSYIKNGKIHRVCEASFRVRIEGEYRQEAIQNRSRESQADLSLNERLMRAAGQHRLEAVKNLLAQGADVNAKWEDGRTVLMQAVLSTNLELVRFLLDKGADVNATDQSGTALMYAAERGQFEIMKVLLDKGADVNARGNSGITALIYAARSRNVEAVKLLIDKGADVKAKTESDETAFLSAAALGNLELVKLLVDKGANIHDEGAYGGTALMSAAFQGNLELMKFLVDKGVDVRTKNQKGDTALMSAVVRTNFEVLQFLIDRGVDVNAMNKYGDTALMVAAARGRIEVVKLLIYKGADVNAMGRLGQTPLLKATEGNRLDIMKLLIDKGAQVKGNIGAPVLIEAVRKNNLDLIKFLLNHGADVNAKDRRDQGVILNATVEIRIGGGADPDDATDGGKTALMTAASAGNLELITFLIDQGADVYAKDLYGGTVLMYAASQSNIEVLKFFIDKGLDVKSKNNKGDTTLMSAASGGNLEVMKFLVDNGVDVNAANKNGDTALTAHASQQNLDVFQFLIDRGADVNAKSKDGTTVLMRVSTGGNLRAVKFLISKGADVNAVGRHGETALLFATMTDRLEIMKFLVDKGADVNIKGNNSYTPLMEAARNGHLEAVKFLIDKGADVNARDERGRMVIRKSGMSMEIPFDGGTDLDARTMVGSTALMAAVESGNLEVVKVLIANGADLNVRCRHGETALGLASARNKPEIVQYLEAHGAKPSDESPRSNPHGAKPSGAPPPLPPIEGTKLLSR; this is encoded by the coding sequence GTGAAAATAAGATTTCAGCCGAAGATAGCCCTTATGGTAGTGTGCGCCTTCTTTTTCTGTTTAACTGCCGCCAATTGCGTCGCGAGTGAATCGGCCACAAAAGCAAAGGCTGCTAAAAACCCTTATCCGTACATCATAAATACACTGCCTGTAGATGGGTACGTCAAAAAACTGATAATCCCGAAAAGTTCTCCCAATTTCCTCTATGCACTGGTTCGGAATGACGGGGGCCCTAAACCTACTGACAAAACTGGTCTGTATATTTTTGACATTTCTGATGTGACCAAAATCGGCCAAATCACATTTTTTCCCGTAACCAGTCCGATAGGAATGGACATGAGTCCCGACGAGAAAACCCTGTTTTTGTACAGTACGTATTTTCAAGGGCAGGATCCGAAAGGTTGGTACGGTGTTATTGCATTGGATATTAACAACCCAAAAGCATTGCGAGAGGTTGGAAGAGTTGAGCTGGATATTCTAAAGGCTCGTCTTTCTGCTGATGGTAAATATCTCTTCGTTTCAGAACGATACCTCACGAAGAAGAATGCAGAACGGTCTATTTTTCACATCTTTCAGGTATTTCATGATAGTGGTCCTAAACTGCTCGCAAGCGTCAAGGACCCGAAAAGGTACTCTACACCCGCATATGAATTTTACCCACTTCCCGACGGCAAACACTTGCTGGTTCAAAATGTGCATAAGAATTTAACGGTCTTTGATATTTCCAATCCGTTGAGTCCAAAAGTGGAGTTAGAGAGAGAAAGTCACATAGGGGACCCCAAGGCTATTCTGCCCAACGGAATTCTTCTCTTGACTGATGAACGGGCCGAAATCTTAGGAAAATTCTTCCCGAAAACTGAGAGATTGGGTGCATTGCAAGGCAACTATTCTGGTGCAGAAGTGACTTTTGTCAGCGACGAGACAATCTATCTTTCTACAGTGGACAATGCACTCCATATTATCGATGTAAGTGACCCGAAATCTCCGAAGGCCATATCCGAATACGTTATGCCCCAGTATATAAGTTCAGCCGCACCGGCACGAAACAGCAACATTGTTTTTGTAGGACTGAATGGATCAATTATGGTGATCGATCCCGACAAAGCGGTCGTCACCTCCGCGCGACTTCGCGCCGCGCATGCTGATGCTTTGAGGCAGTATCACCACAAGGACGTCAAGCAAGACTATGAAAAAACTAGAATCGCAATCAATCTTCTTGAAGCTGCCGGTATCAGAACAGCCGTCAAAGAGCGGCCCCGGGGACTTTCCGATAAGGCATTCGCGAGTATCCTGAACGACTATGGATTCTTCCTGGAAAAAGTATTTCGAATGGCGGAAGCGATTGAGATCTACAAGAAGGCGATCACATTGGACCCGACACGCTCAGTGGCGTACCTGAATCTTGGCGGATGTTTACAGAACCAGTTGCCAGTGGTTGAATCGTTTCAGGAAAAAATTGAACTAACGAAGGAAATAAAGCACGCTTACCTGCAATACAAAAGACTTAAAGGAAAGTCCACACCCGCAATCGATTCCTTTCTCAGCCTTAATATCGTCGATCATCCCATTGATAATTTCTGCGAATACGTGGCGGCCTACGCCAATCAAGGGCGGCTCGGTGAGATATTTGGCTCGGGTAATTCAGTTTTGAAGTCCGATGAAAGTGGAACTATGCACGTAGAGATCGAGTACGGAGGCACCGCACATATTCCTTGGGTCAGCTTGACGGACAACAGCACAAATAAGGGGATTTCAGAGGCTGACGATGGGAATGAAATGGCCGAAGAAGATGGAAATGATGACAATTCATGGACACAGAGAATTGAATTAGTCCCGTTCTCCGATGGGCATCATTTGCTGTATCATAACTATAAGGAATATTTAGTCCGTTCGTCACCTGTTGGTGCGGCACGAAACAAAGGAAATGCCTGCCGCTTTTCTGTGCATGTCACAGAATCGTTCGATAAGAAATCAGTCGACACTGAATTATGTAAACGTATACAGGCTTCGTCGCCTGAATATATCCGTTTCGATCAGCCTCATTCGATCACAAATGAGATGATTGGTAAGAGCGGCTTTTCAGAAACGGGCGTGGGTAAAGCAGGAAAAATAGACTTCGACAACGATGGAAAAGAAGAGACTCTCGTCGAACTCCTATATGCAAGTGGCGCCGGACCGGGTTGTGGATATGATTTCTTTGATTTGTTGAACGCTGAAGAAGACGGATTCTCCAATTCAAAGAAAAGGCAACTATTGCACGAATTACAGGGAATCCGACTCAATGAACGACACCCTGTTCCTCACTGTCAGGGCAATGTCACCGGATGGTTCCGATATAACGGCATTACGTATTACGAAACCAAGTATCCGGGAGAACAGCCGGAATATGAAGGACAAGAATTCCATACTGTCTCGTACATAAAGAATGGGAAGATACATAGGGTCTGCGAAGCATCTTTCAGAGTCCGAATCGAAGGTGAGTATCGGCAAGAAGCGATACAGAATCGGTCGAGAGAATCCCAGGCTGACCTCTCATTGAATGAACGATTGATGCGTGCCGCCGGACAGCATCGTTTGGAAGCGGTGAAGAACCTGCTGGCACAAGGTGCGGACGTGAATGCAAAGTGGGAGGACGGCCGAACAGTCCTCATGCAGGCCGTGCTGTCGACAAATCTCGAACTTGTGAGATTTCTCCTCGATAAGGGAGCTGACGTCAATGCAACAGACCAATCCGGAACGGCCCTGATGTATGCTGCCGAGCGAGGACAATTTGAAATCATGAAAGTCCTCCTCGATAAGGGAGCTGACGTCAATGCCAGAGGTAACAGCGGCATTACGGCTCTCATATACGCTGCAAGGTCGCGAAATGTCGAAGCGGTAAAACTCCTTATTGACAAGGGCGCTGACGTGAAGGCCAAGACCGAATCGGATGAAACGGCCTTTCTTAGCGCTGCCGCCTTAGGAAATCTCGAACTTGTGAAACTCCTCGTTGATAAGGGGGCGAATATACATGACGAGGGCGCATACGGTGGCACGGCCCTCATGTCCGCTGCGTTCCAGGGAAACCTGGAGCTCATGAAATTCCTCGTCGATAAGGGCGTGGACGTGAGAACCAAGAACCAAAAGGGCGACACTGCGCTCATGAGTGCTGTCGTGAGGACCAACTTCGAAGTCCTCCAGTTCCTCATCGATAGAGGTGTAGATGTCAATGCAATGAACAAATACGGAGACACGGCCCTCATGGTGGCTGCCGCGCGGGGACGTATCGAAGTCGTCAAACTCCTGATCTACAAGGGAGCCGATGTCAATGCGATGGGCAGACTCGGGCAAACGCCACTTCTGAAAGCTACCGAAGGGAATCGTCTCGATATCATGAAGCTCCTGATCGACAAAGGAGCTCAGGTCAAAGGCAATATCGGCGCTCCGGTCCTGATAGAGGCTGTCAGAAAGAACAATCTGGATCTCATTAAATTCCTTCTGAATCATGGAGCCGACGTTAATGCCAAAGATCGAAGAGACCAGGGAGTCATCCTGAACGCAACCGTCGAGATCCGCATTGGTGGCGGAGCCGATCCAGATGACGCGACCGACGGAGGCAAGACTGCTCTGATGACCGCTGCTTCGGCGGGAAACCTTGAACTCATCACATTCCTCATCGATCAGGGGGCTGACGTGTATGCCAAAGACCTTTACGGTGGGACGGTCCTCATGTACGCCGCGTCCCAATCAAACATCGAAGTCTTGAAGTTCTTCATCGACAAGGGCCTCGACGTCAAAAGCAAGAACAACAAGGGCGATACCACGCTCATGTCTGCCGCGTCCGGGGGAAACCTGGAAGTCATGAAGTTCCTCGTCGATAATGGCGTGGATGTCAATGCAGCAAACAAGAACGGCGACACAGCGCTCACGGCCCACGCATCGCAGCAAAACCTCGACGTCTTTCAATTCCTGATCGATAGAGGGGCCGATGTGAATGCAAAAAGTAAAGACGGCACAACGGTCCTCATGCGCGTTTCCACGGGTGGAAATCTCCGAGCCGTGAAGTTCCTCATTAGTAAGGGAGCCGATGTAAATGCAGTGGGCAGGCACGGCGAAACGGCACTTCTGTTCGCCACCATGACAGATCGTCTCGAGATTATGAAATTCCTCGTCGACAAGGGAGCTGACGTCAATATCAAAGGAAATAACAGCTACACGCCTTTAATGGAGGCTGCCAGAAATGGACATCTCGAAGCCGTGAAGTTCCTCATCGACAAGGGAGCAGACGTCAATGCGAGAGACGAGCGAGGGCGAATGGTCATCCGGAAGTCTGGTATGTCGATGGAAATTCCTTTCGACGGAGGAACCGATCTCGATGCCAGGACAATGGTAGGAAGCACAGCCCTCATGGCCGCAGTGGAATCAGGAAATCTCGAAGTGGTGAAGGTCCTTATCGCCAATGGGGCCGATCTCAACGTCAGGTGCAGGCACGGCGAAACGGCTCTGGGCCTTGCCTCCGCCCGTAACAAGCCCGAAATTGTCCAATACTTGGAGGCTCATGGCGCAAAACCGTCAGATGAATCTCCTCGCTCGAATCCTCATGGCGCGAAGCCATCAGGCGCACCTCCGCCGCTCCCCCCGATAGAGGGGACGAAGCTCCTCTCAAGATGA
- a CDS encoding efflux RND transporter periplasmic adaptor subunit translates to MKTRSVKALVVVCLLAIVLVGCDKKPQSGFDRPPAPVSVVSAVTQDVPVYLDGIGKTVAREVVSIQPQVSGRITKIHFTDGADLKTGDLLFTIDPRPYEAQLASAEGTLAEKKAQLELAKIQFNRYADLLKTNSVSQQEYDQRKNTLDVAQAQVRQSEAAVETARLNLDYCSIRSPIDGRAGQRLVDIGNVVAANTGSLLVIERLDPIYADFTIAETDLTAVQRNMRQGTLKVEVRLPDEPTRPRDGKLTFLDNAVQEGTGTVKLRSTIANSDHYFWPGRFVKVRLVLSTLKEAVLVPADAPQMSAKGEFVYVIKQDSTAELRPVKLGQRQDELVVVEQGLKPDERVVVSGQIAVTPGAQVHVQESRSVQTRPAGNKENES, encoded by the coding sequence ATGAAAACACGTTCTGTTAAGGCACTGGTTGTCGTCTGCCTCTTGGCCATTGTGCTGGTGGGCTGTGACAAGAAGCCTCAGTCAGGGTTCGACCGGCCGCCCGCGCCCGTGTCGGTTGTCTCGGCAGTCACGCAGGACGTGCCCGTCTACCTCGACGGGATCGGCAAAACTGTCGCCAGAGAGGTGGTCTCCATCCAACCGCAGGTTTCCGGCCGCATCACCAAAATCCACTTCACCGACGGCGCGGACCTCAAGACCGGCGACCTGCTTTTTACTATCGATCCTCGGCCGTACGAAGCTCAACTCGCCTCGGCCGAAGGCACTCTTGCGGAGAAAAAAGCGCAGTTGGAACTCGCCAAAATCCAGTTCAACCGCTACGCCGACCTGCTCAAGACGAACTCCGTGTCGCAGCAGGAATACGACCAGAGGAAAAACACGCTCGATGTGGCACAGGCCCAGGTGCGACAGAGCGAGGCTGCCGTTGAGACAGCGCGGCTCAATCTGGATTACTGCTCCATCCGCTCACCGATTGACGGTCGAGCAGGACAGAGGCTCGTGGATATCGGGAACGTCGTGGCAGCGAACACAGGCTCGCTCCTGGTCATTGAGCGGTTGGACCCCATCTACGCGGATTTCACAATTGCAGAGACAGACCTTACGGCTGTGCAACGGAACATGCGGCAAGGAACGCTCAAGGTGGAAGTGCGCTTGCCTGACGAGCCCACCAGACCGAGAGACGGGAAGCTTACGTTTCTGGACAATGCCGTTCAGGAAGGTACGGGGACGGTTAAGCTGCGGTCAACGATTGCCAACAGCGATCACTACTTCTGGCCTGGTCGATTCGTCAAGGTTCGGCTTGTGTTGAGCACCTTGAAAGAGGCTGTGCTCGTGCCGGCAGACGCACCTCAAATGTCCGCAAAAGGCGAATTTGTGTACGTAATTAAACAGGATTCCACTGCCGAGCTGCGGCCGGTGAAATTGGGCCAACGTCAAGACGAGTTGGTTGTGGTCGAGCAAGGTCTCAAACCCGATGAGCGAGTAGTAGTCAGCGGCCAGATCGCGGTAACGCCCGGGGCCCAGGTACACGTTCAGGAGTCTCGCTCCGTGCAGACCCGGCCGGCAGGCAACAAGGAGAACGAGTCATGA
- a CDS encoding TetR/AcrR family transcriptional regulator, whose translation MDNALHHANSENSPSCGKPPNRREKRRTETRERIVQQALRLFSERGVMATTVEDITNAADVGKGTFFNYFPSKEDILTYLCQSQMGKIKEFVSKAIHSTESMDQVLYRLASIITEEFADCPALARSLLVPFFASDSARQRMAADLKKDRKMLAGVMAARQKRGEIRDDLTPTELALQFQRALFGTTVLWSLDPSKPLPDCLKEMSDVLWSGIRSQTSRQNQ comes from the coding sequence ATGGACAATGCTCTTCATCATGCAAATTCGGAGAATTCGCCGTCATGCGGAAAACCGCCCAACAGACGCGAGAAGCGACGAACCGAAACACGCGAACGGATCGTACAGCAGGCTTTAAGGCTTTTCTCCGAACGCGGGGTCATGGCGACTACCGTAGAAGATATTACCAATGCGGCTGATGTCGGCAAAGGGACGTTCTTTAACTATTTTCCCAGTAAAGAAGACATCCTCACCTATCTGTGCCAGTCACAGATGGGAAAGATCAAGGAATTTGTTTCGAAAGCAATTCATTCTACGGAATCAATGGATCAAGTGCTGTATAGACTTGCCTCGATAATTACCGAGGAATTTGCCGACTGTCCAGCGCTGGCACGGAGCCTTCTTGTGCCGTTCTTTGCGAGTGACTCCGCGCGTCAGCGAATGGCAGCCGATTTGAAAAAAGACAGGAAGATGCTTGCAGGTGTCATGGCCGCGAGACAAAAACGCGGCGAGATCCGAGACGATTTGACACCGACTGAATTAGCGCTTCAGTTCCAGCGGGCGCTTTTTGGCACGACTGTCCTGTGGTCGCTGGACCCGTCAAAACCTTTACCCGATTGTCTGAAGGAAATGTCGGATGTCTTATGGTCGGGTATAAGATCTCAGACGAGCAGACAAAATCAATGA